One Blattabacterium cuenoti DNA window includes the following coding sequences:
- the cysS gene encoding cysteine--tRNA ligase, whose product MNIINKSVNIYIYNSLKKKKELFVPINNNNIGMYVCGPTVYNHLHLGNYRTFIVFDIIFRYFKHLGYKVCYVRNITDVGHLEDNQNEINSEDKIIKKSRKEGIPPMEVVNKYTISFHKFLNILNTLSPNIEPTATGHIIEQIEFIKKLIYNNYAYEINGSVYFDLKKYINTYSYGILSGNDLKNLSHYERKHNKEKRFIHDFCLWKKADEKHIMKWPSPWSYGYPGWHTECVTMSTKYLGNIFDIHGGGIDLKFPHHECELAQSNAFYGKKSYSRYWIHTNMLIINGKKMSKSLGNNLTIKDLLYQDYSPNVLKLFMLQHHYRSIIDFSIEKLIETKKGYNKIKYTIEILENFIPIIHNKKNIKLNFNIYNWIYKCYKSINNDFNTPMLISNLFYASKFIMLEVHHITKIDFNLLKKYMNYFIFDILGLSKLELLKTSNKKNKKFDILVEKLIHFRKEMREKKNWGISDRLRKELYDVGININDKQLL is encoded by the coding sequence ATGAACATTATAAATAAATCTGTTAATATATATATATATAATTCTTTAAAAAAAAAAAAGGAATTATTTGTTCCTATTAATAATAATAATATCGGAATGTACGTATGTGGTCCTACAGTATACAATCATTTACATTTAGGAAATTATCGAACATTTATAGTATTTGATATTATTTTTAGATATTTTAAACATTTGGGGTATAAAGTTTGTTATGTTAGAAATATTACTGATGTAGGTCATTTAGAGGATAATCAAAATGAAATTAATTCAGAAGATAAAATAATAAAAAAATCTCGTAAAGAAGGGATACCTCCAATGGAAGTTGTAAATAAATATACAATATCTTTTCATAAATTTTTAAATATTTTAAATACATTATCACCTAATATAGAACCTACAGCAACAGGTCATATTATAGAGCAAATAGAATTTATTAAAAAATTAATTTATAATAATTATGCTTATGAAATAAACGGATCTGTTTATTTTGATTTAAAAAAATATATTAATACATATTCTTATGGAATACTAAGTGGTAATGATTTAAAAAATTTATCACATTATGAAAGAAAACATAATAAAGAAAAACGTTTTATTCATGATTTTTGTCTTTGGAAAAAAGCTGATGAAAAACATATTATGAAATGGCCATCTCCATGGAGTTACGGATATCCTGGTTGGCATACTGAATGTGTAACAATGAGTACAAAATATTTAGGAAATATATTTGATATCCATGGGGGAGGTATTGATTTAAAATTTCCACATCATGAATGTGAACTAGCTCAATCTAATGCTTTTTATGGTAAAAAAAGTTATTCTCGTTATTGGATTCATACAAATATGTTAATTATAAATGGAAAAAAAATGAGTAAATCCCTAGGAAATAATTTAACTATAAAAGATTTATTATATCAAGATTATTCTCCAAATGTTTTAAAATTATTTATGTTACAACACCATTATAGAAGTATAATTGATTTTTCAATAGAAAAATTAATAGAAACAAAAAAAGGATATAATAAAATAAAATATACTATCGAAATATTAGAAAATTTTATTCCAATTATTCATAATAAAAAAAATATTAAATTAAATTTTAATATATATAATTGGATTTACAAATGTTATAAGTCAATTAATAATGATTTTAATACACCTATGTTAATTTCTAATTTATTTTATGCTTCTAAATTTATTATGTTAGAAGTTCATCATATAACAAAAATTGATTTTAATTTATTAAAAAAATATATGAATTATTTCATATTTGATATACTGGGATTATCTAAATTAGAATTATTAAAAACTTCAAATAAAAAAAATAAAAAATTTGATATTTTAGTAGAAAAACTAATTCATTTTCGTAAAGAAATGAGAGAAAAAAAAAATTGGGGGATATCAGATCGATTACGAAAAGAATTATATGATGTTGGTATTAATATAAATGATAAACAATTATTATAA
- a CDS encoding trans-sulfuration enzyme family protein, translated as MKEETKLIHGVPYDPLTGAISTPIYQTSTYVQESPGVHKGYDYTRTNNPTRKTLEKLITKLEYGCDSLAFSSGLASIDAIIKLLNFNDEIIAIDDIYGGTFRLLNLYKKLGIKTYYIDMTNINKLIISISKLKKLKLIWIESPTNPTLKVSDIKKICKISKKINPKVLIIVDNTFSSPVIQNPIKLGADVVVHSATKYLSGHSDVLGGLITVKDKNLYEKLKYIQNSTGGVLSPIDCWLTIRGCQTLFLRIKKQSQNAFKIASFLNEKKSTFIENVYYPGLSNHKNHLVAIKQQKYFGGIVSFSLLKDTIDNAKKLVSSTKLFKLAESLGGTKSLICHPATMTHKSTPSNIRKNVGIKDSLIRLSIGIENVEDLINDLNHVLLNL; from the coding sequence ATGAAGGAAGAAACAAAACTAATCCATGGTGTCCCGTATGATCCACTTACTGGTGCAATTTCTACTCCAATATATCAAACATCTACTTATGTACAAGAATCTCCAGGTGTTCATAAAGGATATGATTATACAAGAACTAATAATCCTACAAGAAAAACATTAGAAAAATTAATTACAAAATTAGAATATGGTTGTGATAGTTTAGCTTTTTCTTCTGGACTCGCATCTATCGATGCGATAATAAAATTATTAAATTTCAATGATGAAATAATAGCGATAGATGATATCTATGGAGGAACTTTTAGATTATTAAATTTATATAAAAAACTAGGAATTAAAACTTATTATATAGATATGACGAATATAAATAAGTTAATTATATCTATATCAAAATTAAAAAAATTAAAATTAATATGGATAGAGTCTCCTACCAACCCAACTCTTAAAGTTTCTGATATAAAAAAAATATGTAAAATTTCAAAAAAAATTAACCCCAAAGTACTAATTATAGTGGATAATACTTTTTCATCTCCCGTTATACAAAATCCAATTAAATTAGGGGCAGATGTAGTAGTTCACAGTGCAACTAAATATTTATCAGGTCATTCTGATGTATTAGGTGGATTAATTACAGTAAAAGATAAAAATTTATATGAAAAACTTAAATATATACAAAATTCTACTGGAGGAGTGTTGTCTCCAATAGATTGTTGGCTTACTATAAGAGGATGTCAAACTTTATTTTTAAGAATAAAAAAACAATCTCAAAATGCTTTTAAAATTGCATCATTTTTAAATGAAAAAAAATCTACATTTATAGAAAATGTATATTATCCTGGATTGTCTAATCATAAAAATCATTTAGTAGCAATAAAACAACAAAAATATTTTGGGGGAATTGTTTCTTTTAGTTTATTAAAAGATACTATAGACAATGCTAAAAAATTAGTATCATCAACAAAATTATTTAAATTAGCTGAAAGTTTAGGGGGAACAAAAAGTTTAATTTGTCATCCAGCAACTATGACACATAAATCTACTCCATCAAATATAAGAAAAAATGTTGGAATAAAAGACTCTCTTATTCGTTTATCTATAGGAATAGAAAATGTAGAGGATTTAATAAATGACTTAAACCATGTTTTATTAAATTTATAA